A window of the Acidimicrobiales bacterium genome harbors these coding sequences:
- a CDS encoding CpaF family protein, whose product MRNDPALDELRHRVHGALIEELGPILYDKRLGEDELRSKVHEALHSAIAQERTPLSAADKAQLIQDVSDDILGYGPIDKLLRDEDVSEIMCNGPKSIYVERKGKLTLDEVTFVDEMHLRRIIDKIVAQVGRRIDESSPLCDARLPDGSRVNAVISPLSVGGPFLTIRKFSADPLRIDDLIRFGTLSVHSARFLQACIVGKLNVVVSGGTGTGKTTMLNVLSSFIPSDERIITVEDAKELQLIQDHVLSLETRPPNVEGKGEVSIRDLVKNTLRMRPDRIVVGECRSGEALDMLQAMNTGHDGSLTTLHANNPRDTLSRLETLVLMAGYDLPVRAIREQIASAVDMIVQLQRLRDGSRRITHITEVAGMEGEVVTLQDVFLFDFSAGVDEQGRFKGSLKPTGVRPKFAQKLADHGIRLGPEMFSTGTEAGPAQRGRR is encoded by the coding sequence GTGCGCAACGACCCTGCGCTCGACGAGCTCCGCCATCGCGTCCATGGAGCCCTCATCGAAGAGCTCGGTCCGATCCTCTACGACAAGCGTCTGGGTGAGGACGAACTCCGAAGCAAGGTCCACGAGGCACTCCACTCCGCCATTGCCCAGGAGCGGACGCCGCTGTCGGCAGCCGACAAGGCGCAACTCATCCAGGACGTCTCCGACGACATCCTCGGCTATGGCCCGATCGACAAGCTGCTCCGCGACGAAGACGTCTCCGAGATCATGTGCAATGGTCCGAAGAGCATCTACGTGGAGCGCAAGGGCAAGCTGACGCTCGACGAGGTGACCTTCGTCGACGAGATGCACCTGCGCCGCATCATCGACAAGATCGTCGCCCAGGTCGGTCGCCGCATCGATGAATCGTCACCGCTGTGTGACGCTCGTCTTCCCGACGGTTCTCGTGTCAACGCCGTGATCTCGCCGCTCTCGGTCGGCGGGCCCTTCCTCACCATCCGGAAGTTCTCGGCCGACCCGCTCCGCATCGACGACCTGATCCGCTTCGGCACCTTGTCGGTCCACTCCGCCCGTTTCCTGCAGGCCTGCATCGTCGGCAAGCTCAACGTCGTCGTCTCCGGCGGTACCGGCACCGGCAAGACCACGATGCTCAACGTGCTCTCGTCGTTCATCCCCTCGGACGAGCGAATCATCACGGTCGAGGACGCGAAGGAGCTCCAGCTCATCCAGGACCATGTCCTCTCGCTCGAGACTCGTCCGCCGAACGTGGAGGGCAAGGGCGAGGTCAGCATTCGCGACCTGGTCAAGAACACCCTCCGTATGCGACCCGACCGGATCGTGGTCGGCGAGTGTCGTTCCGGCGAAGCGCTCGACATGTTGCAGGCCATGAACACCGGTCACGACGGCTCGCTCACCACGCTGCACGCGAACAACCCCCGAGACACCCTCAGCCGCCTCGAAACCCTGGTGCTGATGGCGGGCTACGACCTCCCGGTCCGAGCCATCCGGGAACAGATCGCCTCGGCGGTCGACATGATCGTGCAGCTCCAGCGTCTGCGCGACGGTTCTCGCCGCATCACCCACATCACCGAGGTGGCGGGCATGGAAGGCGAAGTCGTGACGCTGCAAGACGTGTTCCTCTTCGACTTCAGCGCCGGTGTCGACGAACAAGGCCGGTTCAAGGGCTCGCTCAAGCCGACCGGCGTGCGTCCGAAGTTTGCTCAGAAGCTCGCCGACCACGGCATCCGGTTGGGTCCAGAGATGTTCTCGACCGGTACCGAGGCCGGCCCGGCCCAACGAGGTCGCCGATGA
- a CDS encoding type II secretion system F family protein — translation MTSNAPTATKRGLSLLALLALILALVAPAAAAQDTPAGPAVIVANAIDATDPVTKVTLLADTYDVAAGDVVVTSDDGTAEVKQVQRATAAGEVFEMVYVIDSSNRLAQGNVFENVKASVASAIDQLPEGTIISVVDAGDTAVLRVDRSTDKAAAKATIAAMEMSGGAKLFNALDRAAALIDPADGRISTIIAFSGGIDTGSTAQVPRIQSALIAAEAQLISVRYQGGESQLDDIVVKSGGLTLGVESDSEVTTVMGRALSAASDRLLVSYDGSIDSTRIINTTVNIGAASVSYSHAGGIKLTKPVSFPPREVIEPSGFAFFRSDIGLYVALGLAFAAIGLAIFSLGSLFAGGETSLEGLISRYSGDALGDELDEEESAIVQTALVRRAVEMSESFAEDRGFLVKVEEMLERARVPLRPGEAMGLWAVGILVSGALGMVLFGGIFGGLIMAVIGAFVQIFVLRFKARRRMRQFEQQLPDALQLLAGTLRAGYSLPQGLEAVSHEISDPMGFELRRVMTEARLGRELEDALASAADRLSSPDFAWAVMAIAIQREVGGNLNELLMTVSDTMVQRERLKGEVAALTAEGKASTVLLGGMPPGLGLVMYIMNAEYMSLLFTETLGKIMLAGGLLLMAIGMAWMKKVMTINV, via the coding sequence ATGACCAGCAACGCACCCACCGCCACGAAGCGGGGACTCTCGCTCTTGGCACTCCTCGCGTTGATCCTGGCGCTCGTCGCTCCCGCCGCAGCAGCCCAGGACACACCGGCCGGCCCGGCCGTCATCGTGGCGAATGCCATCGACGCCACCGATCCGGTCACGAAGGTCACCCTGCTCGCCGATACCTACGACGTCGCTGCGGGCGATGTGGTCGTCACCTCCGACGACGGAACCGCCGAGGTCAAGCAGGTGCAGCGGGCCACGGCGGCCGGTGAAGTGTTCGAGATGGTGTACGTCATCGACTCGAGCAACCGCCTTGCCCAGGGCAATGTGTTCGAGAACGTGAAGGCCTCGGTGGCCAGCGCCATCGATCAGCTGCCCGAGGGCACGATCATCTCGGTGGTCGATGCCGGTGACACCGCTGTGCTTCGTGTCGATCGCTCGACCGACAAGGCAGCCGCCAAGGCGACCATCGCCGCCATGGAGATGTCGGGTGGAGCGAAGCTGTTCAACGCCCTCGATCGCGCTGCGGCGTTGATCGACCCGGCCGACGGCCGCATCAGCACGATCATCGCCTTCTCCGGTGGCATCGACACCGGGTCGACGGCGCAGGTGCCTCGCATCCAGAGCGCCCTCATCGCCGCCGAGGCGCAGCTGATCTCGGTCCGCTACCAGGGTGGTGAATCCCAGCTCGACGACATCGTCGTCAAGTCCGGCGGCCTCACCCTCGGCGTCGAGTCCGACAGCGAAGTCACCACGGTCATGGGTCGCGCCCTCAGCGCAGCGAGCGACCGGCTGTTGGTGAGCTACGACGGCTCGATCGACTCGACTCGGATCATCAACACCACGGTCAACATCGGTGCGGCCTCGGTGTCGTACTCGCATGCCGGCGGGATCAAGCTCACCAAGCCGGTGAGCTTCCCGCCCCGTGAGGTGATCGAACCGTCAGGCTTCGCCTTCTTCCGCTCGGACATCGGCCTCTACGTCGCCCTCGGTCTGGCCTTCGCCGCCATCGGCCTGGCGATCTTCTCGCTCGGCTCACTGTTCGCCGGCGGGGAGACCTCGCTCGAAGGCCTGATCTCTCGGTACTCCGGTGATGCGCTCGGCGACGAGCTCGACGAAGAAGAGTCCGCGATCGTCCAGACGGCGCTGGTGCGTCGTGCGGTCGAGATGTCGGAGAGCTTCGCCGAGGACCGAGGCTTCCTGGTCAAGGTCGAGGAGATGCTCGAGCGGGCCCGAGTGCCCCTGCGTCCCGGCGAAGCCATGGGTCTGTGGGCCGTCGGCATCCTCGTTTCCGGTGCGCTCGGCATGGTGCTCTTCGGGGGGATCTTCGGCGGGCTCATCATGGCCGTCATCGGTGCCTTCGTGCAGATCTTCGTGCTGCGATTCAAGGCACGGCGCCGGATGCGTCAGTTCGAGCAGCAGCTGCCGGATGCGCTGCAGTTGCTCGCCGGCACGCTCCGCGCCGGCTACTCGCTGCCTCAGGGCCTCGAGGCCGTGTCGCACGAGATCAGCGATCCGATGGGGTTCGAACTCCGTCGGGTGATGACCGAGGCCCGCCTCGGCCGAGAGCTGGAGGACGCGCTGGCATCGGCCGCTGATCGACTCTCGAGCCCGGACTTCGCCTGGGCGGTCATGGCCATCGCCATCCAGCGAGAGGTGGGCGGCAACTTGAACGAGCTGCTCATGACGGTCTCCGACACCATGGTGCAGCGTGAACGCCTCAAGGGCGAGGTCGCCGCACTCACCGCAGAAGGCAAGGCATCGACCGTGTTGCTCGGCGGCATGCCGCCAGGGCTGGGGCTCGTGATGTACATCATGAATGCCGAATACATGAGCCTGCTGTTCACCGAAACCCTCGGCAAGATCATGCTGGCAGGTGGCCTGCTCCTCATGGCCATCGGCATGGCCTGGATGAAGAAGGTGATGACGATCAATGTCTGA
- a CDS encoding type II secretion system F family protein, with protein MSELLGSINPIILVCMLGAGLGLVLYTVLSQAEEKSSLRATLRQLDDYEQIEDVREQELLAPLSERLFGPVAEFLAKAGARFNPPEYVESVRKKHLTAGISSPDAIERFLATRILGFVFIPFWLIFMVVVNPLDLGGIKLIAMLGLGAMVGALGPVSQLNKKVEARQKEIQRTLPDTMDLLVISVEAGLGFEQALDRVIVNVPGALSDEFSRVLGESRAGSTRADALRAMDVRCDSPEVRSFVLAMIQADTFGVSIGRVLRSQADEMRIKRRQRAQEMAQKAPVKMLIPMVFCIFPALFVVVLGPAIINISKAF; from the coding sequence ATGTCTGAACTCCTGGGAAGCATCAATCCGATCATCCTGGTGTGCATGCTGGGGGCCGGCCTCGGGTTGGTCCTCTACACGGTGCTGTCGCAGGCCGAGGAGAAGTCCTCGCTCCGGGCAACGTTGCGCCAGCTCGACGACTACGAGCAGATCGAAGACGTGCGGGAACAGGAGCTGCTGGCTCCGCTGAGCGAACGTCTCTTCGGGCCGGTCGCAGAGTTCTTGGCCAAGGCCGGTGCTCGTTTCAACCCGCCGGAGTACGTCGAATCGGTGCGCAAGAAGCACCTCACCGCCGGTATCAGCAGCCCGGATGCCATCGAGCGATTCCTCGCCACTCGCATTCTCGGGTTCGTGTTCATCCCGTTCTGGCTGATCTTCATGGTCGTGGTCAACCCGCTCGATCTCGGCGGCATCAAGCTGATCGCGATGCTCGGACTGGGCGCGATGGTGGGTGCCCTTGGCCCGGTCTCGCAGCTGAACAAGAAGGTCGAGGCCCGTCAGAAGGAGATCCAGCGGACGCTCCCCGACACGATGGATCTCCTCGTGATCTCCGTCGAGGCCGGACTCGGCTTCGAGCAGGCGCTCGACCGGGTGATCGTGAACGTGCCGGGCGCGTTGTCCGACGAGTTCTCCCGAGTGCTCGGTGAGAGCCGGGCGGGCTCGACCCGAGCCGACGCACTGCGGGCCATGGATGTCCGCTGTGACTCACCCGAAGTCCGCTCGTTCGTGCTCGCCATGATCCAGGCCGACACCTTCGGTGTGAGCATCGGTCGTGTGCTGCGTTCACAGGCCGACGAGATGCGTATCAAGCGACGCCAGCGGGCCCAGGAGATGGCGCAGAAGGCGCCGGTCAAGATGCTGATCCCGATGGTGTTCTGTATCTTCCCCGCCCTGTTCGTCGTCGTGCTCGGGCCCGCAATCATCAACATCTCGAAGGCGTTCTAG
- a CDS encoding Flp family type IVb pilin, whose protein sequence is MLHYHFIKAYALARVESDRGASLVEYALLLALIAVVCVTALNTLGKTTANEFSQVTSGINQ, encoded by the coding sequence ATGCTGCACTATCACTTCATCAAGGCCTACGCCTTGGCCCGGGTCGAGAGTGATCGTGGCGCCTCCCTCGTGGAATATGCGCTGCTCCTCGCCCTGATCGCAGTGGTTTGTGTGACGGCACTCAACACCCTCGGCAAGACCACCGCGAACGAGTTCTCGCAGGTCACCTCGGGTATCAATCAGTAG
- a CDS encoding Flp family type IVb pilin has protein sequence MLHFEFIKAYAMAHAKTERGASLVEYALLVALIAVVCITAVTMLGESAAEKFSKVDSSINGA, from the coding sequence ATGCTGCATTTCGAATTCATCAAGGCCTACGCCATGGCTCACGCCAAGACCGAGCGTGGCGCCTCCCTCGTGGAGTACGCCCTCCTCGTCGCCCTCATCGCCGTGGTCTGCATCACCGCAGTCACCATGCTCGGTGAGTCCGCTGCGGAGAAGTTCTCGAAGGTCGACTCCTCGATCAACGGCGCCTGA
- a CDS encoding response regulator transcription factor, with the protein MLADDHRMLREGLRRSMTERGFNVIGEARDGAEAVDMATSLRPDVILMDVTMPGLDGVEATRQIKAQCSDVRIVVLTMHADQDVLADAIRAGANGYLVKDCSTDEIAAAIETVAGGETALSPRLAASMLAEVRRQGDHVEPERVVTKREEEVLQLIADGCSTPEVAEQLFISQKTVKNHLASIYQKLDARDRTQAVLAAVRMGIVTLD; encoded by the coding sequence ATGCTTGCCGATGACCACCGCATGCTCCGAGAGGGCTTGCGCCGCTCGATGACCGAGCGCGGGTTCAACGTCATCGGGGAAGCCCGTGACGGCGCCGAAGCGGTCGACATGGCCACCTCGCTCCGTCCTGACGTGATCTTGATGGACGTCACGATGCCCGGTCTCGACGGTGTCGAGGCCACCCGCCAGATCAAGGCTCAATGCAGCGACGTTCGCATCGTGGTCCTCACGATGCACGCCGATCAGGACGTGCTCGCCGATGCCATTCGAGCCGGCGCCAACGGCTATCTGGTCAAGGACTGTTCGACCGATGAGATCGCGGCGGCGATCGAGACGGTCGCCGGTGGCGAGACCGCTCTCTCCCCTCGCCTTGCGGCCAGCATGCTGGCCGAGGTGCGACGGCAGGGCGATCACGTCGAGCCCGAACGAGTGGTCACCAAGCGGGAGGAAGAGGTCCTCCAGCTGATCGCCGACGGTTGTTCGACGCCGGAGGTGGCCGAGCAGCTCTTCATCTCGCAGAAGACGGTGAAGAACCACCTTGCCTCCATCTATCAGAAGCTCGATGCCCGAGATCGGACCCAGGCCGTTCTGGCTGCGGTCCGCATGGGCATCGTCACTCTTGATTGA
- a CDS encoding sensor histidine kinase, which yields MTDTLPPPNVKTLPVDDIHRIDAFRGLPQSDSFERRDLRDEGELAADERRDRLEPFGPAVLAIRWATVALSVSLAAPAFVEADRFVIVGVIAVIAVAAVRSVTPQRDTGDSRATAEIVAELAVHAVVVTLTGLWQSPLLFSLMSTVVIAGFARGFAFGLRIAATTAAALTAGLLLTTDDLGLGFELPDAIRWSAVLLLVGVVAGYGRRISGEADRQHSIALGRMNRLADANALLFNLHRIAQTLPASLNQDEALDSTISRLRSLVTFDSAAILTLDESDGNWVVARRQAMAIGQLLDTTEMPGPVRRAIASKAVTVSNDLAVDGPGFNPGSGSGVYAPLMARGSLIGILCIEARDVDDFDARDVEVLRRYVEPAALAIDNARWFGRLRTVGADEERTRIARDLHDRIGQSLAYLGFEVDRVIRRDANGEPVTEMLRQLNVDLRSVAGEVRETLYDLRTSVGNEKDFARTITEFANRVAERSSLTIELDCEGSERLPILQERELWRIAQESLINIERHAQASLVEIKWRSDGTNALLSITDDGVGFPVGKAGRQDSYGLLGMRERASSIGATLELVSSPGEGTTVRCFLAQG from the coding sequence ATGACTGACACCCTCCCGCCACCGAACGTGAAGACGCTGCCTGTCGACGACATTCATCGAATCGACGCGTTCCGTGGCCTCCCGCAGAGCGACTCGTTCGAGCGCCGCGACCTGCGCGACGAGGGAGAGTTGGCGGCCGATGAGCGCCGCGACCGACTCGAGCCGTTCGGGCCCGCAGTGCTCGCCATTCGTTGGGCCACGGTCGCGCTGTCGGTCTCATTGGCAGCTCCGGCGTTCGTCGAGGCGGACCGGTTCGTCATCGTCGGCGTCATCGCTGTCATCGCCGTGGCCGCCGTCCGCAGCGTGACCCCCCAGCGCGACACCGGCGACAGTCGGGCAACGGCCGAGATCGTTGCCGAACTCGCGGTCCACGCCGTTGTCGTCACACTTACGGGACTGTGGCAGTCACCGCTGCTGTTCTCGCTGATGAGTACGGTCGTGATCGCCGGCTTCGCCCGCGGTTTTGCCTTCGGTTTGCGGATCGCTGCAACCACGGCCGCTGCCCTCACCGCCGGCCTTCTGCTCACCACCGACGATCTCGGGCTTGGGTTCGAACTGCCCGACGCCATCCGGTGGTCGGCGGTGCTGCTGCTCGTCGGCGTGGTCGCCGGCTACGGGCGCCGGATCTCCGGCGAAGCCGACCGCCAGCACAGCATCGCGCTCGGGCGCATGAACCGTCTCGCCGACGCCAACGCGCTGTTGTTCAACCTCCACCGGATCGCCCAGACCCTGCCCGCATCGCTCAACCAGGACGAAGCGCTGGACTCGACGATCAGCCGATTGCGCTCCCTGGTCACCTTCGACAGCGCAGCGATCCTCACGCTCGACGAGTCCGACGGGAACTGGGTCGTCGCTCGCCGCCAGGCGATGGCCATCGGGCAGCTTCTCGACACCACCGAGATGCCAGGCCCGGTTCGCCGTGCGATCGCCAGCAAAGCAGTCACGGTCAGCAACGATCTCGCCGTCGATGGGCCCGGGTTCAATCCCGGCTCGGGAAGTGGGGTCTACGCCCCGCTCATGGCCCGCGGGTCGTTGATCGGCATCCTCTGCATCGAGGCTCGCGATGTCGACGACTTCGACGCCCGCGACGTCGAGGTGCTGCGCCGCTACGTCGAACCGGCAGCGCTCGCCATCGACAACGCACGATGGTTCGGTCGGCTGCGCACGGTCGGCGCCGACGAAGAACGCACACGCATCGCTCGCGACCTCCACGACCGCATCGGACAGTCACTGGCGTATCTCGGCTTCGAGGTCGACCGGGTGATCCGACGTGACGCCAACGGCGAACCCGTCACCGAGATGCTGCGCCAGCTCAACGTCGACCTCCGTAGCGTCGCCGGCGAAGTCCGCGAGACGCTGTACGACCTTCGCACGAGCGTCGGGAACGAGAAGGACTTCGCTCGAACGATCACCGAGTTCGCGAACCGAGTGGCCGAGCGAAGTTCACTCACCATCGAACTGGATTGTGAGGGCTCCGAACGCCTTCCGATCCTCCAGGAGCGGGAGCTGTGGCGTATCGCCCAGGAGTCGCTCATCAACATCGAACGCCACGCGCAGGCCTCGCTTGTCGAGATCAAGTGGCGTTCCGACGGGACCAACGCCCTGTTGTCCATCACGGACGACGGCGTCGGGTTTCCCGTCGGCAAGGCCGGACGTCAGGACTCCTACGGGCTTCTTGGCATGCGGGAACGCGCATCAAGTATCGGGGCGACGCTCGAACTCGTTTCGTCGCCAGGAGAAGGGACAACAGTACGGTGCTTCCTCGCACAGGGGTAA
- the coaE gene encoding dephospho-CoA kinase (Dephospho-CoA kinase (CoaE) performs the final step in coenzyme A biosynthesis.) gives MRLVGLTGGIGSGKSSVSARLATLGAKIIDADAIVKDLQAPGAPVFEAMVERWGDQILTTDPDGAPTLDRAAVAGIVFADKAELEALNQLVHPAVRREMRAQMDAAADGDGVVILDIPLLAESKNEHQASAVIVVDCPVEVAVARLVEFRGFDVADAEARVAAQATREERRALADFVVDNGGGLESLDAEVARCWAWLETLPPTPWPPEKEGVRPPR, from the coding sequence ATGCGACTCGTTGGACTCACCGGCGGCATCGGCTCGGGCAAATCATCGGTCTCGGCTCGGTTGGCCACGCTGGGCGCGAAGATCATCGACGCCGACGCCATCGTGAAGGACCTGCAGGCACCCGGCGCCCCCGTCTTCGAGGCCATGGTCGAGCGGTGGGGTGACCAGATCCTCACCACGGATCCCGATGGTGCCCCCACCCTCGACCGTGCAGCGGTGGCGGGCATCGTGTTCGCCGACAAGGCTGAACTCGAGGCGTTGAACCAGCTGGTGCACCCGGCAGTCCGGCGAGAGATGCGGGCCCAGATGGATGCTGCTGCCGATGGCGACGGGGTCGTGATCCTCGACATCCCCCTCCTGGCCGAGAGCAAGAACGAGCACCAGGCGTCGGCCGTGATCGTCGTCGACTGCCCGGTCGAGGTCGCCGTCGCTCGCTTGGTCGAGTTCCGGGGCTTCGACGTGGCCGACGCCGAGGCGCGAGTGGCGGCGCAGGCGACCCGCGAGGAACGCCGGGCGCTCGCCGACTTCGTAGTCGACAACGGTGGCGGTCTGGAGTCGCTCGACGCCGAGGTCGCGCGTTGCTGGGCCTGGCTCGAGACCTTGCCTCCGACGCCTTGGCCTCCGGAAAAAGAGGGTGTCAGACCCCCTCGGTAG
- the uvrB gene encoding excinuclease ABC subunit UvrB, which translates to MPPFKMVSSYSPAGDQPQAIERLVEGIEGGEKAQTLLGITGSGKSATIAWTIEQVQRPTLILAPNKSLAAQLANEFREFFPDNRVEYFVSYYDYYQPEAYIPSSDTYIEKDSSVNDEIDRLRHAATSALLTRRDTIVVASVSCIYGLGNPEEYKGKLLVLRAGEEYDHRSILTQFVEMQYERNDMNLIRGKFRVRGDTIEVHPAYEEFMVRLELFGDEIETITKIDPLTGEHLGSLDELVMFPNTHYATSDERLAAAVASIEVELQERLAEFESENKLLEAQRLRMRTQYDLEMMAEMGFCNGIENYSRHLDGRVAGEPAYTLLDFFPDDYLTIIDESHVAVPQLNGQYAGDRSRKDTLIEHGFRLPSAADNRPLRFEEWVERTGQVIFVSATPGPYELEHSGEPIEQIIRPTGLLDPEVVVRPTKGQIDDLLGEVSAVIENDGRVLVTTLTKKMAEDLTDYLLEQGLRCRYLHSEIDTIQRIETLRGLRLGDFDVLIGINLLREGLDLPEVQLVCILDADKEGFLRSETSLIQTIGRAARNVEGRVVMYADKITNSMQNAISETNRRRGVQMAYNEANGIDPQTIRKAVTDILSMLRPDGDGTAPVPGGDKRKRRPEEAKRIRDLAEMPESDLERLIQSLEIEMHEASADLRFEYAARLRDEIRDLRRELKDAVR; encoded by the coding sequence ATGCCGCCGTTCAAGATGGTCTCGTCCTATAGCCCTGCCGGTGATCAGCCCCAGGCGATCGAACGCCTGGTCGAGGGGATCGAAGGGGGAGAAAAGGCGCAAACTCTGCTCGGCATCACCGGCTCGGGGAAGTCAGCCACCATCGCCTGGACCATCGAACAGGTGCAGCGGCCCACCCTGATCCTGGCGCCCAACAAGTCGCTGGCCGCGCAGCTGGCGAACGAGTTCCGCGAGTTCTTCCCCGACAACCGGGTCGAGTACTTCGTGAGCTACTACGACTACTACCAGCCCGAGGCCTACATCCCGTCCAGCGACACCTACATCGAGAAGGACTCCTCGGTCAACGACGAGATCGACCGTCTGCGCCATGCCGCCACCTCGGCCTTGCTCACTCGACGCGACACCATCGTGGTGGCCTCGGTGTCGTGCATCTACGGCCTCGGCAACCCCGAGGAATACAAGGGCAAGCTCCTGGTCCTGCGGGCCGGCGAGGAATACGACCATCGCTCGATCCTCACCCAGTTCGTCGAGATGCAGTACGAACGCAACGACATGAACCTCATTCGCGGCAAGTTCCGGGTCCGGGGCGACACCATCGAGGTCCACCCCGCCTACGAGGAGTTCATGGTTCGTCTCGAACTCTTCGGCGACGAGATCGAGACCATCACCAAGATCGACCCGCTCACCGGTGAGCACCTCGGTTCGCTCGATGAACTCGTGATGTTCCCCAACACCCACTACGCCACTTCTGATGAACGGCTGGCGGCGGCGGTGGCCTCGATCGAGGTCGAACTCCAGGAACGCCTCGCCGAGTTCGAGTCCGAGAACAAGCTGCTCGAGGCCCAGCGGCTGCGCATGCGCACCCAGTACGACCTCGAGATGATGGCCGAGATGGGCTTCTGCAACGGCATCGAGAACTACAGCCGCCATCTCGACGGTCGTGTTGCGGGCGAGCCCGCCTACACCCTGCTCGACTTCTTCCCCGACGACTACCTCACGATCATCGACGAGTCCCACGTCGCGGTTCCCCAGCTCAACGGCCAGTACGCCGGCGATCGATCGCGCAAGGACACCCTGATCGAGCATGGTTTCCGGCTCCCGTCGGCGGCCGACAACCGCCCGCTGCGGTTCGAGGAGTGGGTCGAGCGCACCGGTCAGGTGATCTTCGTGTCGGCGACCCCCGGGCCCTACGAGCTCGAACATTCCGGCGAACCGATCGAGCAGATCATTCGTCCCACCGGCCTGCTCGACCCCGAAGTCGTCGTCCGGCCGACCAAGGGCCAGATCGACGACCTGCTCGGCGAGGTGTCGGCGGTCATCGAGAACGACGGTCGGGTCCTCGTCACCACTCTCACCAAGAAGATGGCCGAAGACCTCACCGACTACCTGCTCGAGCAGGGCCTGCGCTGCCGCTACCTGCACTCCGAGATCGACACCATCCAGCGCATCGAGACCCTCCGAGGTCTGCGACTCGGTGATTTCGACGTCCTCATCGGCATCAACCTGTTGCGAGAAGGCCTCGACCTGCCCGAGGTCCAGCTCGTTTGCATTCTCGATGCCGACAAGGAAGGGTTCCTCCGCTCGGAGACCTCCCTGATCCAGACCATCGGTCGAGCGGCCCGAAACGTCGAGGGCCGTGTCGTGATGTATGCCGACAAGATCACCAACTCGATGCAGAACGCCATTTCGGAGACCAACCGTCGTCGAGGCGTGCAAATGGCCTACAACGAGGCCAACGGCATCGATCCGCAGACCATTCGCAAGGCGGTCACCGACATCCTGTCGATGCTGCGGCCCGATGGCGATGGCACCGCGCCGGTGCCGGGCGGCGACAAGCGCAAACGGCGGCCCGAGGAAGCGAAACGGATCCGCGATCTGGCCGAGATGCCCGAGTCCGACCTCGAACGCCTCATCCAGAGCCTCGAGATCGAGATGCACGAGGCGTCGGCCGATCTCCGTTTCGAATACGCGGCTCGCCTGCGAGACGAGATTCGCGACCTGCGCCGCGAACTGAAAGACGCCGTGCGCTGA